One Canis lupus dingo isolate Sandy chromosome 3, ASM325472v2, whole genome shotgun sequence DNA window includes the following coding sequences:
- the KIAA0232 gene encoding uncharacterized protein KIAA0232 homolog isoform X6, with amino-acid sequence MSSGIETLVEELCSRLKDLQSKQEEKIHKKLEGSPSPEAELSPTAKDQVEMYYEAFPPLSEKPVCLQEIMTVWNKSKVCSYSSSSSSSTAPPASTDTSSPKDCNSEGEAIRERSSEVPTTAHEKTWSKSKSEKENTFSHGTVEEKPALYKKQIRHKPEGKIRPRSWSSGSSEAGSSSSGHQGELKASVKCVKVRHKTREIRSKKGRNGPSRLSLKASDRAERGVPVGGSSSGSGGGSIKPLCRRGKRPLKDPARRDIGSTEGRDLSLETRNDREYKEEPLWYTEPIAEYFVPLSRKSKLETTYRNRQDTSDLASEAVEELSESVHGLCISNNNIHKTYLAAGTFIDGHFVEMPAVIDEDIDLTGTSFCSLPEDNKYLDDIHLSELTHFYEVDIDQSMLDPGASETMQGESRILNMIRQKSKEKTDFEAECCIVLDGMELQGERAIWTDSTSSAGAEGFFLHDLSNLAQFWECCSSSSGDADGESFGGDSPIRLSPILDSTALNPHLLAGNQELFSDINEGSGINSCFSVFEVQCSNSVLPFSFETLNLGNENTDSSANTLGKTQSRLLIWTKNSAFEENEHCSNLSTRTCSPWSHSEETRSDNETLNIQFEESTQFNTEDINYVVPRVSSNYVDEELLDFLQDETCQQNSRTLGEIPTLVFKKKSKLESVCGIQLEQKAEHKTLETARGCGESGPHGGGYSSGVIKDIWTKMADGASATADVERADEELFPPDVSSYCCCLEVEAEAETLREPHKAVQRSEYRLWEGQKDSLEKRAFVSGELSKVDGGDYTTPSKPWDVAQDKENTFILGGVYGELKTFSSDGEWAVVPPSHAKGSLLQCAASDVVTIAGTDVFMTPGNSFAPGHRQLWKPFVSFEQNDQPRSGENGLHKGFSFIFHEDLLGACGNFQVEDPGLEYSFSSFDLSNPFSQVLHVECSFEPEGIASFSPSFKPKSILCSDSDSEVFHPRICGVDRTQYRAIRISPRTHFRPISASELSPGGGSESEFESEKDEANIPIPSQVDAFEDPQADLQPLEEDAEKEGHYYGKSELESGKFLPRLKKSGMEKSAQTSLDSQEESAGILPVGKQNQCLECSMNESLEIALESSEANCKIMAQCEEEINNFCSCKAGCQFPTYEDNPVSSGQLEEFPVLNTDVQGMNRSQEKQTWWEKALYSPLFPTPECEECYTNAKGENGIEECPDGKDIPSNEERLLDFNRVSSVYEARCAGERDAGAKSNGFHRKIYSSTSSGSEGSGSEGGGEWADPGEEELFSRTHL; translated from the exons GTACTATGAGGCATTCCCACCACTGTCTGAGAAACCAGTTTGCCTGCAGGAAATCATGACTGTGTGGAACAAGTCTAAAGTCTGTTCTTACTCTAGCTCTTCTTCATCATCCACAGCCCCACCAGCTAGCACAGACACATCCTCCCCCAAGGACTGCAACAGTGAAGGCGAAGCCATCAGGGAAAGAAGCAGCGAAGTGCCCACCACTGCACACGAGAAAACCTGGAGCAAAAGTAAAAGCGAGAAGGAGAACACATTCAGTCACGGCACAGTGGAAGAAAAGCCTGCTTTGTACAAAAAGCAGATCCGACACAAGCCCGAAGGGAAGATTCGCCCTCGCTCCTGGTCCTCTGGCTCAAGCGAAGCAGGCTCAAGCTCGAGTGGCCATCAGGGAGAGTTAAAAGCATCCGTGAAGTGTGTGAAAGTGAGACACAAGACCCGAGAAATTCGAAGCAAAAAAGGGCGAAATGGGCCAAGTAGGCTGTCGCTGAAGGCCAGCGACAGGGCCGAGAGGGGCGTGCCTGTGGggggcagcagcagcggcagTGGCGGGGGCTCCATCAAGCCGCTCTGCCGGCGTGGGAAGAGGCCCCTGAAGGACCCGGCGAGAAGGGACATTGGAAGCACCGAAGGAAGAGACCTGTCCCTGGAGACCAGAAACGACAGAGAATATAAAGAGGAACCCCTGTGGTATACCGAGCCCATCGCTgagtattttgttcctttgagtAGGAAGAGTAAACTAGAGACCACGTACCGAAACCGACAGGATACGAGTGATCTGGCATCAGAGGCAGTGGAAGAGTTGTCGGAATCAGTGCACGGTCTTTGTATCAGCAACaataatattcataaaacataCCTCGCAGCAGGTACTTTCATTGATGGTCATTTTGTAGAAATGCCTGCAGTTATCGATGAGGATATTGACCTCACTGGGACCTCATTCTGTTCTCTCCCAGAGGACAACAAGTATCTGGATGATATTCATCTATCAGAATTAACACACTTCTATGAAGTGGATATTGATCAATCCATGTTGGATCCTGGTGCCTCAGAAACAATGCAAGGAGAAAGTCGGATCTTGAATATGATTCgacaaaaaagcaaagagaaaacagattttgagGCAGAATGTTGCATAGTGTTAGATGGGATGGAGTTGCAAGGGGAACGTGCAATATGGACAGACTCCACCAGCTCTGCGGGTGCTGAGGGCTTCTTCCTGCATGACCTCAGCAATCTGGCTCAGTTTTGGGAGTGCTGTTCATCCAGCTCTGGCGATGCCGACGGAGAGAGTTTCGGAGGAGATTCTCCAATTAGACTCTCTCCGATCTTGGACAGCACAGCACTCAATCCGCATTTGCTTGCTGGCAATCAGGAGCTCTTTTCAGATATTAATGAAGGATCTGGCATAAACTCGTGTTTTTCAGTGTTTGAAGTGCAATGCAGTAATTCTGTTCTACCATTTTCGTTTGAAACTCTCAACttgggaaatgaaaatacagattctaGTGCTAATACGCTTGGGAAAACCCAGTCTAGATTGCTAATATGGACCAAAAATAGTGcctttgaagaaaatgaacactGTTCTAATCTTTCAACAAGAACTTGTAGCCCATGGTCCCATTCAGAAGAAACACGTTCAGACAACGAGACATTAAATATTCAGTTTGAAGAGTCCACACAGTTTAACACAGAAGATATTAATTACGTAGTTCCTAGAGTCTCGTCGAATTATGTAGATGAAGAACTTCTAGATTTTTTGCAAGATGAAACTTGCCAGCAAAACAGTAGAACACTAGGAGAAATTCCTACCTTAGTTTTCAAGAAAAAATCGAAACTAGAATCTGTCTGTGGTATTCAGCTAGAGCAAAAGGCGGAACACAAAACCTTGGAAACTGCACGAGGGTGTGGTGAAAGCGGTCCACATGGAGGTGGCTACAGCTCAGGGGTTATTAAAGACATTTGGACAAAGATGGCAGATGGGGCATCGGCTACGGCAGACGTGGAAAGAGCGGATGAGGAGTTGTTTCCGCCAGACGTCAGTAGCTACTGCTGCTGCCTGGAGGTTGAGGCCGAGGCCGAGACCCTGCGGGAGCCTCACAAGGCTGTGCAGAGGTCCGAGTACCGtctgtgggaggggcagaaagacaGCCTGGAGAAGAGAGCTTTTGTTTCCGGGGAGCTGTCGAAGGTGGACGGTGGAGACTATACCACACCCTCTAAACCTTGGGATGTGGCCCAAGACAAAGAGAACACATTCATTCTCGGAGGAGTTTATGGAGAGCTCAAAACCTTTAGTAGTGACGGGGAGTGGGCCGTCGTGCCGCCCAGCCACGCCAAGGGGAGTCTGTTACAGTGTGCAGCTTCCGACGTGGTGACCATAGCTGGGACAGACGTCTTCATGACCCCAGGGAACAGTTTTGCTCCTGGTCACAGGCAGTTATGGAAGCCCTTTGTGTCGTTCGAACAGAACGATCAGCCGAGGAGTGGGGAAAACGGATTACATaaaggattttcttttatcttccatGAAGACCTACTAGGAGCATGTGGTAACTTTCAGGTTGAAGATCCTGGGCTGGAGTACTCCTTCTCTTCCTTCGACTTGAGCAATCCGTTCTCCCAAGTTCTTCACGTTGAGTGTTCGTTTGAACCCGAAGGGATTGCCTCTTTCAGCCCTAGTTTTAAACCGAAATCCATCCTTTGCTCTGATTCAGACAGCGAAGTGTTTCATCCCAGGATATGTGGCGTTGACAGAACCCAGTACCGGGCCATTCGGATCTCTCCCAGGACTCACTTCCGCCCAATTTCGGCATCTGAGCTGTCCCCAGGGGGAGGAAGTGAGTCGGAATTTGAATCTGAGAAAGATGAAGCGAATATTCCCATTCCTTCTCAAGTTGATGCATTTGAAGACCCACAGGCAGATCTCCAACCGCTGGAAGAAGATGCCGAGAAAGAAGGCCATTACTATGGAAAATCAGAGCTGGAGTCGGGCAAGTTCCTCCCCAGGTTAAAAAAATCTGGCATGGAGAAGAGTGCTCAGACGTCCCTGGATTCTCAGGAGGAATCAGCTGGGATTCTGCCGGTGGGGAAGCAGAATCAGTGTTTGGAATGTAGCATGAATGAATCTCTGGAAATTGCTTTAGAAAGCTCAGAAGCAAATTGTAAAATAATGGCACAATGCGAggaagaaattaataatttttgcaGTTGCAAAGCAGGTTGTCAGTTCCCCACTTATGAAGATAATCCAGTTTCTTCGGGACAGCTGGAAGAG TTTCCCGTTTTGAACACTGATGTTCAGGGAATGAATAGGAGTCAAGAGAAGCAGACCTGGTGGGAAAAAGCCTTgtactctcctctctttcctacGCCAGAGTGTGAAG AATGTTATACAAATGCCAAGGGAGAGAATGGTATAGAAGAGTGTCCAGATGGTAAAGACATACCCAGTAACGAAGAGCGTCTGTTAGATTTTAATAGG GTGTCTTCTGTTTATGAAGCGAGGTGTGCAGGAGAAAGAGATGCCGGAGCAAAATCCAACGGCTTCCACAGGAAGATCTACTCCAGCACCAGCTCCGGCTCAGAGGGCTCCGGCTCAGAGGGCGGAGGCGAGTGGGCGGACCCGGGCGAAGAGGAGCTCTTTTCTCGAACTCATCTCTAA
- the KIAA0232 gene encoding uncharacterized protein KIAA0232 homolog isoform X2: MRPICTVVVDGLPSESSSSSYPGPVSVSEMSLLHALGPVQTWLGQELEKCGIDAMIYTRYVLSLLLHDSYDYDLHEQSSGIETLVEELCSRLKDLQSKQEEKIHKKLEGSPSPEAELSPTAKDQVEMYYEAFPPLSEKPVCLQEIMTVWNKSKVCSYSSSSSSSTAPPASTDTSSPKDCNSEGEAIRERSSEVPTTAHEKTWSKSKSEKENTFSHGTVEEKPALYKKQIRHKPEGKIRPRSWSSGSSEAGSSSSGHQGELKASVKCVKVRHKTREIRSKKGRNGPSRLSLKASDRAERGVPVGGSSSGSGGGSIKPLCRRGKRPLKDPARRDIGSTEGRDLSLETRNDREYKEEPLWYTEPIAEYFVPLSRKSKLETTYRNRQDTSDLASEAVEELSESVHGLCISNNNIHKTYLAAGTFIDGHFVEMPAVIDEDIDLTGTSFCSLPEDNKYLDDIHLSELTHFYEVDIDQSMLDPGASETMQGESRILNMIRQKSKEKTDFEAECCIVLDGMELQGERAIWTDSTSSAGAEGFFLHDLSNLAQFWECCSSSSGDADGESFGGDSPIRLSPILDSTALNPHLLAGNQELFSDINEGSGINSCFSVFEVQCSNSVLPFSFETLNLGNENTDSSANTLGKTQSRLLIWTKNSAFEENEHCSNLSTRTCSPWSHSEETRSDNETLNIQFEESTQFNTEDINYVVPRVSSNYVDEELLDFLQDETCQQNSRTLGEIPTLVFKKKSKLESVCGIQLEQKAEHKTLETARGCGESGPHGGGYSSGVIKDIWTKMADGASATADVERADEELFPPDVSSYCCCLEVEAEAETLREPHKAVQRSEYRLWEGQKDSLEKRAFVSGELSKVDGGDYTTPSKPWDVAQDKENTFILGGVYGELKTFSSDGEWAVVPPSHAKGSLLQCAASDVVTIAGTDVFMTPGNSFAPGHRQLWKPFVSFEQNDQPRSGENGLHKGFSFIFHEDLLGACGNFQVEDPGLEYSFSSFDLSNPFSQVLHVECSFEPEGIASFSPSFKPKSILCSDSDSEVFHPRICGVDRTQYRAIRISPRTHFRPISASELSPGGGSESEFESEKDEANIPIPSQVDAFEDPQADLQPLEEDAEKEGHYYGKSELESGKFLPRLKKSGMEKSAQTSLDSQEESAGILPVGKQNQCLECSMNESLEIALESSEANCKIMAQCEEEINNFCSCKAGCQFPTYEDNPVSSGQLEEFPVLNTDVQGMNRSQEKQTWWEKALYSPLFPTPECEECYTNAKGENGIEECPDGKDIPSNEERLLDFNRVSSVYEARCAGERDAGAKSNGFHRKIYSSTSSGSEGSGSEGGGEWADPGEEELFSRTHL; the protein is encoded by the exons GTACTATGAGGCATTCCCACCACTGTCTGAGAAACCAGTTTGCCTGCAGGAAATCATGACTGTGTGGAACAAGTCTAAAGTCTGTTCTTACTCTAGCTCTTCTTCATCATCCACAGCCCCACCAGCTAGCACAGACACATCCTCCCCCAAGGACTGCAACAGTGAAGGCGAAGCCATCAGGGAAAGAAGCAGCGAAGTGCCCACCACTGCACACGAGAAAACCTGGAGCAAAAGTAAAAGCGAGAAGGAGAACACATTCAGTCACGGCACAGTGGAAGAAAAGCCTGCTTTGTACAAAAAGCAGATCCGACACAAGCCCGAAGGGAAGATTCGCCCTCGCTCCTGGTCCTCTGGCTCAAGCGAAGCAGGCTCAAGCTCGAGTGGCCATCAGGGAGAGTTAAAAGCATCCGTGAAGTGTGTGAAAGTGAGACACAAGACCCGAGAAATTCGAAGCAAAAAAGGGCGAAATGGGCCAAGTAGGCTGTCGCTGAAGGCCAGCGACAGGGCCGAGAGGGGCGTGCCTGTGGggggcagcagcagcggcagTGGCGGGGGCTCCATCAAGCCGCTCTGCCGGCGTGGGAAGAGGCCCCTGAAGGACCCGGCGAGAAGGGACATTGGAAGCACCGAAGGAAGAGACCTGTCCCTGGAGACCAGAAACGACAGAGAATATAAAGAGGAACCCCTGTGGTATACCGAGCCCATCGCTgagtattttgttcctttgagtAGGAAGAGTAAACTAGAGACCACGTACCGAAACCGACAGGATACGAGTGATCTGGCATCAGAGGCAGTGGAAGAGTTGTCGGAATCAGTGCACGGTCTTTGTATCAGCAACaataatattcataaaacataCCTCGCAGCAGGTACTTTCATTGATGGTCATTTTGTAGAAATGCCTGCAGTTATCGATGAGGATATTGACCTCACTGGGACCTCATTCTGTTCTCTCCCAGAGGACAACAAGTATCTGGATGATATTCATCTATCAGAATTAACACACTTCTATGAAGTGGATATTGATCAATCCATGTTGGATCCTGGTGCCTCAGAAACAATGCAAGGAGAAAGTCGGATCTTGAATATGATTCgacaaaaaagcaaagagaaaacagattttgagGCAGAATGTTGCATAGTGTTAGATGGGATGGAGTTGCAAGGGGAACGTGCAATATGGACAGACTCCACCAGCTCTGCGGGTGCTGAGGGCTTCTTCCTGCATGACCTCAGCAATCTGGCTCAGTTTTGGGAGTGCTGTTCATCCAGCTCTGGCGATGCCGACGGAGAGAGTTTCGGAGGAGATTCTCCAATTAGACTCTCTCCGATCTTGGACAGCACAGCACTCAATCCGCATTTGCTTGCTGGCAATCAGGAGCTCTTTTCAGATATTAATGAAGGATCTGGCATAAACTCGTGTTTTTCAGTGTTTGAAGTGCAATGCAGTAATTCTGTTCTACCATTTTCGTTTGAAACTCTCAACttgggaaatgaaaatacagattctaGTGCTAATACGCTTGGGAAAACCCAGTCTAGATTGCTAATATGGACCAAAAATAGTGcctttgaagaaaatgaacactGTTCTAATCTTTCAACAAGAACTTGTAGCCCATGGTCCCATTCAGAAGAAACACGTTCAGACAACGAGACATTAAATATTCAGTTTGAAGAGTCCACACAGTTTAACACAGAAGATATTAATTACGTAGTTCCTAGAGTCTCGTCGAATTATGTAGATGAAGAACTTCTAGATTTTTTGCAAGATGAAACTTGCCAGCAAAACAGTAGAACACTAGGAGAAATTCCTACCTTAGTTTTCAAGAAAAAATCGAAACTAGAATCTGTCTGTGGTATTCAGCTAGAGCAAAAGGCGGAACACAAAACCTTGGAAACTGCACGAGGGTGTGGTGAAAGCGGTCCACATGGAGGTGGCTACAGCTCAGGGGTTATTAAAGACATTTGGACAAAGATGGCAGATGGGGCATCGGCTACGGCAGACGTGGAAAGAGCGGATGAGGAGTTGTTTCCGCCAGACGTCAGTAGCTACTGCTGCTGCCTGGAGGTTGAGGCCGAGGCCGAGACCCTGCGGGAGCCTCACAAGGCTGTGCAGAGGTCCGAGTACCGtctgtgggaggggcagaaagacaGCCTGGAGAAGAGAGCTTTTGTTTCCGGGGAGCTGTCGAAGGTGGACGGTGGAGACTATACCACACCCTCTAAACCTTGGGATGTGGCCCAAGACAAAGAGAACACATTCATTCTCGGAGGAGTTTATGGAGAGCTCAAAACCTTTAGTAGTGACGGGGAGTGGGCCGTCGTGCCGCCCAGCCACGCCAAGGGGAGTCTGTTACAGTGTGCAGCTTCCGACGTGGTGACCATAGCTGGGACAGACGTCTTCATGACCCCAGGGAACAGTTTTGCTCCTGGTCACAGGCAGTTATGGAAGCCCTTTGTGTCGTTCGAACAGAACGATCAGCCGAGGAGTGGGGAAAACGGATTACATaaaggattttcttttatcttccatGAAGACCTACTAGGAGCATGTGGTAACTTTCAGGTTGAAGATCCTGGGCTGGAGTACTCCTTCTCTTCCTTCGACTTGAGCAATCCGTTCTCCCAAGTTCTTCACGTTGAGTGTTCGTTTGAACCCGAAGGGATTGCCTCTTTCAGCCCTAGTTTTAAACCGAAATCCATCCTTTGCTCTGATTCAGACAGCGAAGTGTTTCATCCCAGGATATGTGGCGTTGACAGAACCCAGTACCGGGCCATTCGGATCTCTCCCAGGACTCACTTCCGCCCAATTTCGGCATCTGAGCTGTCCCCAGGGGGAGGAAGTGAGTCGGAATTTGAATCTGAGAAAGATGAAGCGAATATTCCCATTCCTTCTCAAGTTGATGCATTTGAAGACCCACAGGCAGATCTCCAACCGCTGGAAGAAGATGCCGAGAAAGAAGGCCATTACTATGGAAAATCAGAGCTGGAGTCGGGCAAGTTCCTCCCCAGGTTAAAAAAATCTGGCATGGAGAAGAGTGCTCAGACGTCCCTGGATTCTCAGGAGGAATCAGCTGGGATTCTGCCGGTGGGGAAGCAGAATCAGTGTTTGGAATGTAGCATGAATGAATCTCTGGAAATTGCTTTAGAAAGCTCAGAAGCAAATTGTAAAATAATGGCACAATGCGAggaagaaattaataatttttgcaGTTGCAAAGCAGGTTGTCAGTTCCCCACTTATGAAGATAATCCAGTTTCTTCGGGACAGCTGGAAGAG TTTCCCGTTTTGAACACTGATGTTCAGGGAATGAATAGGAGTCAAGAGAAGCAGACCTGGTGGGAAAAAGCCTTgtactctcctctctttcctacGCCAGAGTGTGAAG AATGTTATACAAATGCCAAGGGAGAGAATGGTATAGAAGAGTGTCCAGATGGTAAAGACATACCCAGTAACGAAGAGCGTCTGTTAGATTTTAATAGG GTGTCTTCTGTTTATGAAGCGAGGTGTGCAGGAGAAAGAGATGCCGGAGCAAAATCCAACGGCTTCCACAGGAAGATCTACTCCAGCACCAGCTCCGGCTCAGAGGGCTCCGGCTCAGAGGGCGGAGGCGAGTGGGCGGACCCGGGCGAAGAGGAGCTCTTTTCTCGAACTCATCTCTAA